The following are encoded in a window of Massilia sp. R2A-15 genomic DNA:
- a CDS encoding DNA-3-methyladenine glycosylase, with protein sequence MALNKDAVGTASLLIEVPPYWEEAKIELMKRDRIMKKLIPQFGDLHLVGHPDPFTTLARSVVGQQVTNKAADAAWAKLMIVCPKITPAQVIKAGAEQLSACGLSKRKTEYILDLADHFKAKRVHANQWAEMADEAVIAELVQIRGITRWTAEMFLIFNLLRPNVLPLDDPGLIHGISHNYFSGEPVSRSDAREVSANWEPWRTVATWYLWRSLDPVPVE encoded by the coding sequence ATGGCGCTGAACAAGGACGCTGTGGGAACCGCCTCATTGCTGATCGAAGTTCCTCCGTACTGGGAAGAGGCGAAGATCGAGCTGATGAAGCGCGACCGCATCATGAAAAAGCTGATCCCGCAGTTTGGCGACCTGCACCTGGTCGGCCATCCGGACCCGTTCACGACGCTCGCGCGCTCGGTGGTCGGCCAGCAGGTGACCAACAAGGCGGCCGACGCCGCTTGGGCCAAGCTGATGATCGTCTGCCCGAAGATCACGCCGGCACAGGTGATCAAGGCCGGCGCGGAGCAGTTGTCCGCCTGCGGCCTGTCCAAGCGCAAGACCGAATACATCCTCGACCTGGCCGATCATTTCAAGGCCAAGCGGGTGCATGCAAATCAATGGGCGGAGATGGCCGACGAAGCCGTCATCGCCGAACTGGTGCAGATTCGCGGCATCACGCGCTGGACGGCCGAGATGTTCCTGATCTTCAATCTCCTGCGGCCGAACGTGCTGCCGCTTGACGACCCCGGCCTGATCCACGGGATCAGCCACAACTATTTCTCTGGCGAACCAGTATCCCGCAGCGATGCGCGCGAGGTCTCGGCCAACTGGGAGCCCTGGCGGACCGTCGCCACGTGGTATTTATGGCGTAGTCTCGATCCGGTTCCGGTAGAATAG
- the tilS gene encoding tRNA lysidine(34) synthetase TilS has product MPAQERHAIAIALSGGLDSSALLHLAHAYAREHGLALFAFHVHHGLSPNADAWLAHCRDSCAALGVTFDERHVTLTKGKTGVEAAARKLRYAALGAMCAQHGVRLMLTAHHLDDQAETVLLQLLRGSGTAGLSGMDAANSAPELLGNPDLVMARPLLPVSREALEAYVKAYDIAYIDDESNTDPRYARNALRLQVMPALAQAFPGFQERFARSAAHAQSAQRMLTELAAQDLAGCLIDDTIDVAKLRAMSIDRVQNLLRHWFATRALRMPSTAWLAEMVTQLVEARPDAQLLVTHPDCHIRRHRDRLHITPKLEDLAGMRDPDDEGVIVRHAQAFKWQGESEIAFPDYGGTLYFDAAEQGIDSAWLRAQALQIDFRKGGEKLKLAANRPTRSLKYHYQACDVPAWERTRLPIVSAGKDLLFAAGIGMDCHHLGSGPGIALRWKSDLSS; this is encoded by the coding sequence CTGCCTGCGCAGGAACGACATGCAATAGCTATCGCCCTCAGTGGCGGCCTGGACTCTTCGGCGCTGCTGCACCTCGCGCACGCCTACGCGCGCGAGCATGGCCTGGCGCTGTTCGCCTTCCACGTCCACCACGGCCTGAGCCCCAACGCTGACGCCTGGCTGGCGCATTGCCGCGACAGCTGCGCCGCGCTCGGCGTAACCTTCGACGAACGCCACGTCACGCTCACCAAAGGCAAGACCGGCGTGGAAGCCGCGGCACGCAAGCTGCGCTACGCCGCGCTCGGCGCCATGTGCGCGCAGCACGGCGTGCGCCTCATGCTGACCGCGCACCACCTCGACGACCAGGCCGAAACCGTGCTGCTGCAATTGCTGCGCGGTTCCGGAACGGCCGGCCTGTCCGGCATGGACGCGGCCAACAGCGCGCCCGAACTGCTCGGCAATCCCGATTTGGTGATGGCGCGGCCGTTGCTGCCGGTGTCGCGCGAGGCGCTCGAGGCGTACGTGAAAGCGTACGACATCGCCTATATCGACGACGAATCGAACACCGACCCGCGCTACGCCCGCAACGCCCTGCGACTGCAGGTGATGCCTGCGCTGGCGCAGGCGTTCCCCGGCTTCCAGGAACGCTTCGCGCGTAGCGCCGCGCACGCCCAGTCGGCGCAGCGCATGCTGACCGAACTGGCGGCGCAGGACTTGGCCGGCTGCCTCATCGATGACACCATCGACGTCGCCAAGCTGCGCGCCATGAGCATCGACCGCGTCCAGAACTTGCTGCGCCACTGGTTCGCCACGCGCGCGCTGCGCATGCCGTCGACCGCCTGGCTGGCCGAGATGGTGACCCAGTTGGTGGAAGCGCGGCCGGATGCTCAACTGCTCGTCACGCACCCCGACTGCCACATCCGCCGCCATCGTGACCGCCTGCACATCACCCCAAAGCTCGAAGACTTGGCCGGCATGCGCGACCCGGACGACGAAGGCGTCATCGTCCGCCATGCCCAGGCGTTCAAATGGCAAGGTGAAAGCGAAATCGCGTTTCCAGATTACGGCGGCACGCTGTATTTCGACGCGGCGGAGCAGGGCATCGACTCCGCCTGGCTGCGCGCGCAAGCGCTGCAGATCGACTTCCGCAAGGGCGGCGAAAAGCTCAAGCTGGCCGCCAACCGTCCCACGCGCAGCCTGAAGTATCACTACCAGGCCTGCGACGTCCCTGCGTGGGAGCGCACGCGCCTGCCGATCGTCAGCGCCGGCAAGGACCTGCTGTTCGCCGCCGGCATCGGCATGGATTGCCACCATCTCGGGAGCGGTCCCGGCATCGCTTTGCGCTGGAAAAGCGACCTCTCCAGCTAA
- a CDS encoding aspartate kinase: protein MALIVHKYGGTSMGSTERIKNVAARVAKWHDAGHKIVVVPSAMSGETNRLIGLAREIMGQPDPRELDMICSTGEQVSVGLLAMALLAIGKDAVSYAGWQVAIKTDSSFTKARIQSIDDAKVRADLDSGKIVIITGFQGVDEEGNISTLGRGGSDTSAVAIAAAMKADECLIYTDVDGVYTTDPRVVSEARRLKTVTFEEMLEMASLGSKVLQSRSVEFAGNYRVPTRVLSSLTDPLMPLEEEANSGTLISFEEDTNMEQAVISGIAFNRDEAKITILGVSDKPGVAYHILGPVADANIEVDMIIQNQSVDGKTDFTFTVSRGDYQRAMGVLEGVKTDIGAASVTGDAKVSKVSVVGVGMRSHVGVASQMFRTLSEEGINILMISTSEIKISVLIDEKYMELAVRALHKAFDLEKE from the coding sequence ATGGCTTTAATTGTCCACAAATACGGCGGTACGTCGATGGGATCGACGGAACGCATCAAGAACGTCGCCGCGCGGGTCGCCAAGTGGCACGATGCCGGCCACAAGATTGTCGTGGTGCCGTCGGCGATGTCCGGCGAGACCAATCGCCTGATCGGGCTGGCCAGGGAAATCATGGGGCAGCCGGATCCCCGCGAGCTGGACATGATCTGCTCGACCGGCGAACAAGTGTCGGTGGGCCTGCTGGCGATGGCGCTGCTGGCGATCGGCAAGGACGCCGTTTCCTACGCCGGCTGGCAGGTCGCGATCAAGACCGACTCCTCGTTCACCAAGGCGCGCATCCAGTCGATCGACGACGCCAAGGTGCGTGCCGACCTCGACTCCGGCAAGATCGTCATCATCACCGGCTTCCAGGGCGTGGACGAAGAAGGCAATATCTCGACCCTGGGCCGCGGCGGTTCGGACACTTCGGCGGTGGCGATCGCCGCCGCGATGAAGGCCGACGAATGCCTCATTTACACCGACGTTGACGGCGTGTACACGACCGATCCGCGTGTGGTGTCGGAGGCGCGCAGGCTCAAGACGGTGACGTTCGAAGAGATGCTGGAAATGGCCTCGCTGGGATCGAAAGTGCTGCAAAGCCGCTCGGTCGAGTTCGCGGGCAATTACCGCGTGCCGACGCGCGTGCTGTCGTCGCTGACCGATCCCCTGATGCCGCTCGAAGAAGAAGCCAATTCGGGCACCCTGATTTCGTTTGAGGAAGATACAAATATGGAACAAGCCGTCATTTCCGGCATCGCCTTCAACCGCGATGAAGCCAAGATCACGATCCTGGGCGTGTCCGACAAGCCGGGCGTGGCGTACCACATCCTGGGGCCGGTCGCCGATGCCAACATCGAAGTCGACATGATCATCCAGAACCAGTCGGTGGACGGCAAGACCGACTTCACCTTCACCGTCTCGCGCGGCGACTATCAGCGGGCGATGGGCGTGCTGGAAGGCGTCAAGACCGACATCGGCGCGGCCAGCGTCACGGGCGACGCAAAGGTGTCGAAAGTATCGGTGGTGGGCGTGGGGATGCGCAGCCACGTGGGCGTGGCCTCGCAGATGTTCCGCACGCTGTCGGAAGAGGGCATCAACATCCTGATGATCTCGACCTCCGAGATCAAAATTTCGGTGCTGATCGACGAAAAATACATGGAGTTGGCGGTGCGCGCGCTGCACAAGGCCTTCGATCTGGAAAAAGAGTAA
- a CDS encoding peptidylprolyl isomerase: MQESTSFFKPLLARVLTIFFGLSFGTAVLAADMPQVSLKTSMGEIVLELDQEAAPKTVANFLQYVKSGHYKGTIFHRVIDGFMIQGGGMDKNLVTKKNNPPVKNEANNGLKNVPYSIAMARTGDPNSATSQFFINVAENTPLDYPGRDGFGYTVFGKVVSGQEVVDKIKGVVVDDVKGQQNVPVVPIVIQSASVVKR, translated from the coding sequence ATGCAAGAATCCACCTCGTTCTTCAAGCCCCTGCTGGCGCGTGTCCTGACCATTTTCTTCGGCCTGTCGTTCGGTACCGCGGTGCTCGCGGCCGACATGCCGCAGGTGTCGCTGAAGACCTCGATGGGCGAAATCGTCCTCGAACTGGACCAGGAAGCGGCGCCGAAGACGGTCGCCAATTTCCTCCAGTACGTCAAGAGCGGCCATTATAAAGGCACGATTTTCCACCGCGTGATTGACGGCTTCATGATCCAGGGCGGCGGCATGGACAAGAATTTAGTCACCAAGAAGAACAATCCTCCGGTGAAGAACGAAGCGAATAACGGCCTGAAAAACGTCCCCTACTCGATCGCGATGGCGCGCACTGGCGACCCTAATTCGGCCACGTCGCAGTTTTTCATTAACGTTGCCGAGAATACTCCACTCGATTACCCGGGCCGCGACGGCTTCGGCTACACCGTGTTCGGCAAGGTGGTCTCGGGCCAGGAAGTTGTAGACAAGATCAAGGGCGTCGTGGTTGACGACGTGAAGGGCCAGCAGAACGTGCCTGTGGTGCCGATCGTGATTCAGTCGGCATCGGTCGTGAAACGGTAA
- a CDS encoding peptidylprolyl isomerase, with product MTKVLITTNMGNITAELDAEKAPKTVANFIDYANKGHYSNTIFHRVIADFMIQGGGFEPGMKQKPAPATVENEAKNGLKNDKYTLAMARTSDPHSASAQFFINTKNNAFLDYPGQDGWGYAVFGKVVEGMDVVDKINKVKTGRSGMFADVPNDAVIIEKVEVLA from the coding sequence ATGACCAAAGTACTGATCACCACCAACATGGGCAACATCACCGCCGAACTGGACGCCGAGAAAGCGCCGAAGACGGTTGCGAACTTCATCGATTACGCCAACAAAGGCCACTATTCCAACACGATCTTCCACCGCGTGATCGCCGACTTCATGATCCAGGGTGGCGGTTTCGAGCCAGGCATGAAGCAGAAGCCTGCACCTGCGACGGTCGAGAACGAAGCCAAGAACGGCCTGAAGAACGACAAGTACACGCTGGCAATGGCGCGCACCTCCGATCCGCACTCGGCATCGGCCCAGTTCTTCATCAACACCAAAAACAACGCCTTCCTCGACTATCCAGGCCAGGACGGCTGGGGCTACGCCGTGTTCGGCAAGGTCGTCGAAGGCATGGACGTGGTCGACAAGATCAACAAGGTCAAGACCGGCCGCAGCGGCATGTTCGCCGACGTGCCGAACGACGCCGTGATCATCGAAAAAGTCGAAGTTCTGGCGTAA
- a CDS encoding DUF488 family protein: MKTPNIPLVCTIGHSNRALDDFVDLLKRNQIEHVLDVRTVPRSRHNPQFAQDALPDSLNAVGIAYTHLPGLGGLRHARADSPNTGWRNASFRGYADYMQTPEFAENVERVAELARFQRCVLMCAEAVPWRCHRSMIGDALLVRGVQVEDIIGPGARKAHRLTPFAVVDGTTITYPGSGPADLTPS; encoded by the coding sequence ATGAAAACACCGAATATTCCGCTGGTCTGCACGATCGGCCACTCGAACCGCGCGCTGGACGACTTCGTCGATCTGCTCAAGCGCAATCAGATCGAGCATGTGCTCGATGTGCGAACGGTGCCGCGTTCGCGCCACAATCCGCAGTTCGCACAGGACGCGCTGCCGGACTCCCTGAACGCGGTGGGGATCGCCTACACGCATCTGCCCGGCCTCGGCGGATTGCGCCATGCGCGCGCCGATTCGCCCAATACGGGCTGGCGGAACGCGTCGTTCCGAGGCTACGCCGATTACATGCAGACGCCGGAGTTTGCAGAGAATGTGGAGCGGGTAGCGGAGCTGGCACGGTTCCAGCGATGCGTGCTGATGTGCGCCGAAGCGGTGCCGTGGCGCTGCCACCGCTCGATGATCGGGGATGCGCTGCTGGTGAGGGGCGTGCAAGTGGAAGACATCATCGGCCCGGGCGCGCGCAAGGCGCACCGCCTGACGCCGTTCGCCGTCGTCGATGGCACGACGATCACCTATCCGGGGTCTGGTCCTGCGGACCTGACCCCATCTTAG
- a CDS encoding MBL fold metallo-hydrolase RNA specificity domain-containing protein, protein MQLQFLGATGTVTGSKYLLTSGKARILIDCGLFQGYKQLRLRNWAPLPIAPSEIDAVVLTHAHLDHSGYLPLLVKNGFRGKILSSVATFDLCKILLPDSGHLLEEEANYANRHGFSKHAPALPLYSEADALRALKLFAPVEFGKRFKIAGDLSGTMALAGHILGAAIVTIGDGPRTITFSGDLGRLHDPIMVAPAPMAPSDYLVVESTYGDKHHDPTDPAILLAKVIRETARRAGVTIIPSFAVGRAQSLLHYIAELKRKGEIPAVLPVYLNSPMAVDATALYERHLKEHRLSRAQCEQMHHAATIVNSVEESIALNERRGPMVIISASGMATGGRVLHHLKAFASDPRNTILFAGFQAGGTRGAAMVAGVDAIKIHGAYVPVRAQVAQIDNLSAHADADEILTWLGHAEAPPKRTFIVHGEPAAADALRKRIEEELHWNCEVPEYLEQVELP, encoded by the coding sequence ATGCAACTCCAATTCCTCGGCGCGACCGGCACGGTGACCGGGTCGAAATACCTGCTCACTTCAGGGAAGGCGCGGATTCTCATCGATTGCGGCTTGTTCCAAGGCTATAAACAGCTGCGCCTGCGCAACTGGGCGCCCCTGCCCATCGCGCCGTCCGAGATCGATGCGGTGGTGCTCACCCATGCCCATCTGGATCACAGCGGCTACTTGCCTCTGTTGGTGAAAAACGGCTTCCGCGGCAAGATCCTCAGCAGCGTGGCGACCTTCGACCTATGCAAGATCCTGCTGCCGGACAGCGGCCACCTGCTCGAAGAGGAGGCCAACTACGCTAACCGACACGGCTTCTCGAAGCATGCCCCGGCCTTGCCGCTCTACTCCGAAGCCGACGCTCTGCGCGCGCTGAAGCTGTTCGCGCCAGTCGAGTTTGGCAAGCGCTTCAAGATTGCCGGCGATCTGAGCGGAACGATGGCACTCGCCGGCCACATCCTGGGCGCGGCCATCGTGACGATCGGCGACGGCCCCCGCACCATCACATTTTCCGGCGACCTTGGGCGGCTGCACGATCCGATCATGGTCGCCCCCGCACCGATGGCGCCGTCAGACTACCTGGTGGTCGAGTCCACCTACGGCGACAAACACCACGATCCGACCGATCCGGCCATCCTGCTCGCAAAGGTAATTCGCGAAACCGCCAGGCGGGCCGGGGTGACCATCATTCCGTCCTTCGCCGTGGGCCGCGCGCAGTCATTGCTGCACTACATCGCCGAGCTCAAACGCAAGGGCGAGATCCCGGCCGTGCTGCCGGTCTACCTGAACAGCCCGATGGCGGTCGATGCGACCGCACTCTACGAGCGGCACTTGAAGGAGCACCGGCTGTCGCGCGCCCAGTGCGAGCAGATGCACCACGCTGCAACGATCGTCAACAGCGTCGAAGAATCGATTGCGCTGAACGAGCGGCGCGGGCCGATGGTGATCATTTCCGCCAGCGGCATGGCCACCGGCGGGCGGGTGCTGCACCATCTGAAGGCATTCGCATCGGATCCGCGCAACACCATCCTGTTCGCGGGATTCCAGGCGGGCGGCACGCGCGGCGCGGCCATGGTCGCCGGCGTGGACGCGATCAAGATCCACGGCGCCTACGTGCCCGTGCGCGCGCAGGTGGCGCAAATCGACAATCTCTCGGCGCATGCCGACGCCGACGAAATCCTCACCTGGCTCGGACATGCCGAAGCTCCGCCCAAGCGCACCTTCATCGTGCACGGCGAGCCGGCGGCGGCGGACGCCCTGCGCAAGCGCATCGAGGAAGAGCTGCACTGGAATTGCGAGGTTCCCGAGTACCTGGAACAGGTCGAACTGCCATGA
- a CDS encoding UDP-2,3-diacylglucosamine diphosphatase: MSMPARAIALFVSDLHLQESHPRTAAAFFRFLAEHAMAARELYLLGDLFEYWAGDDDLDSPFNKSVIDAIRAVSDAGVAVYWIAGNRDFLVGERFAQAAGLTLLAEPHVAVIGGRRIALVHGDAECTDDVSYMAFRKQVRDPVWQQQFLAMPLAQRKAIIAGLREGSREAHTGKTLAIMDVTPAAIDALHVSTDADIIIHGHTHRPALHEHGARQRFVLPDWELDAEPRRGGWIAVNSNGDISRYAWDGTSAD; encoded by the coding sequence ATGAGCATGCCCGCGCGCGCGATCGCGCTATTTGTCAGCGACCTCCACCTGCAGGAATCGCACCCGCGCACCGCCGCGGCGTTTTTCCGCTTCCTGGCGGAACACGCGATGGCGGCGCGCGAACTGTATCTTCTCGGCGACCTGTTCGAATACTGGGCAGGCGACGACGACCTCGATTCCCCTTTCAATAAATCCGTCATCGACGCGATCCGCGCCGTCAGCGACGCCGGCGTGGCGGTGTACTGGATAGCGGGCAACCGCGATTTTCTCGTGGGCGAGCGCTTTGCGCAGGCGGCGGGCTTGACTTTGCTGGCCGAGCCGCACGTGGCCGTCATCGGAGGACGCCGCATCGCGCTGGTTCACGGCGACGCCGAGTGCACAGACGATGTCAGCTACATGGCGTTTCGCAAGCAGGTGCGGGATCCTGTCTGGCAGCAGCAATTCCTGGCGATGCCGCTGGCGCAGCGAAAGGCGATCATCGCCGGCCTGCGCGAAGGCAGCCGGGAAGCGCACACAGGCAAGACGCTGGCGATTATGGACGTGACGCCGGCGGCGATCGATGCGCTGCATGTTTCAACCGACGCCGACATCATCATCCATGGTCACACCCACCGCCCCGCCCTGCATGAGCACGGCGCGCGCCAACGCTTCGTGCTGCCCGACTGGGAACTCGATGCCGAGCCGCGCAGAGGCGGCTGGATCGCGGTTAACTCAAATGGCGACATAAGCCGCTACGCCTGGGACGGAACCAGCGCGGACTGA
- the cysS gene encoding cysteine--tRNA ligase, giving the protein MSQLKIYNTLARDKQEFVPIVAGKVGMYVCGMTIYDYCHIGHARMMMAFDVVFRWLTASGYDVAYVRNITDIDDKIIKRAVENGESISQLTSRFEKYMDEDTTALGILPPTVVPHATAYVPQMLGIIELLEKKGLAYKSDDGDVNYAVRNFEGYGKLSGKSLDDLRAGERVDVNTGKRDALDFVLWKASKESEPDEVKWPSKWGSGRPGWHIECSAMSCANLGEHFDIHGGGADLQFPHHENEIAQSEGAFGQPMVNYWMHNGFVRVDNEKMSKSLGNFFTIRDVLKKYDAEVVRFFILRAHYRSPLNYSDAHLDDAKGALTRLYTALEGFDVGNGKTAVDWTEPYAVRFADAMNDDFNTPIAVAVLFEMANELNRTKSLELARQYRALADVIGLLGRSPQEFLQGGAGEDDAAIEEAIARRIEAKKARNFAESDKIRAELLAAGIILEDKPDGSTNWRRA; this is encoded by the coding sequence ATGAGCCAACTCAAGATTTACAACACGCTGGCGCGTGACAAGCAGGAATTCGTACCGATCGTTGCCGGCAAAGTCGGCATGTATGTTTGCGGCATGACGATCTACGATTACTGCCACATCGGCCACGCGCGCATGATGATGGCGTTCGACGTGGTGTTCCGCTGGCTGACCGCATCGGGCTACGACGTCGCCTACGTGCGCAACATCACCGACATCGACGACAAGATCATCAAGCGCGCCGTGGAAAACGGCGAATCGATCTCGCAGCTGACTTCGCGCTTCGAAAAATACATGGACGAAGACACCACGGCGCTGGGCATCCTGCCACCGACCGTGGTGCCGCACGCGACCGCCTACGTGCCGCAGATGCTGGGCATCATCGAGCTGCTCGAAAAGAAGGGCCTGGCCTACAAGTCGGACGACGGCGACGTCAATTACGCGGTGCGCAATTTCGAGGGCTACGGCAAGCTGTCGGGCAAATCGCTCGACGACCTGCGCGCCGGCGAGCGCGTGGACGTTAACACCGGCAAGCGCGATGCGCTCGACTTTGTGCTGTGGAAGGCGTCCAAGGAATCGGAGCCGGACGAAGTCAAATGGCCCTCGAAGTGGGGCAGCGGCCGTCCGGGCTGGCATATCGAGTGCTCGGCCATGTCGTGCGCCAACCTCGGCGAGCATTTCGACATCCACGGCGGCGGCGCCGACCTGCAGTTCCCGCACCACGAAAACGAGATCGCCCAGTCGGAAGGCGCGTTCGGCCAGCCGATGGTCAACTACTGGATGCACAACGGCTTCGTGCGCGTCGATAACGAGAAGATGTCCAAGTCGCTGGGCAACTTCTTCACGATCCGCGACGTGCTTAAAAAATACGACGCCGAAGTGGTGCGCTTCTTCATCCTGCGCGCCCACTATCGCAGCCCGCTGAACTATTCGGACGCCCACCTCGATGACGCCAAGGGCGCGCTGACCCGGCTGTACACGGCGCTCGAGGGCTTCGACGTCGGCAACGGCAAGACCGCGGTGGACTGGACCGAACCGTACGCGGTGCGCTTCGCCGACGCGATGAACGACGACTTCAACACGCCGATCGCGGTCGCCGTGCTGTTCGAGATGGCCAACGAACTCAATCGCACCAAATCGCTGGAGCTGGCGCGCCAGTACCGCGCGCTGGCGGACGTGATTGGCCTGCTCGGCCGCAGCCCGCAGGAATTCCTGCAAGGCGGCGCCGGCGAGGACGATGCGGCCATCGAAGAGGCGATTGCGCGGCGCATCGAGGCAAAAAAAGCCCGCAACTTCGCCGAATCGGACAAGATCCGCGCCGAACTGCTCGCTGCCGGAATCATCCTCGAAGACAAGCCGGACGGCTCGACCAATTGGCGCCGGGCATGA
- a CDS encoding acetyl-CoA carboxylase carboxyltransferase subunit alpha, translated as MIKTTFLNFEQPIAELDSKIEELRFVQDDSAVDISEEIDRLAKKSQQLTKDIYAKLTPWQVSQIARHPQRPYTMDYVNEIFTDFHELHGDRSYADDLSIVGGLARFNGQSCMVIGHQKGRDTKERAMRNFGMPKPEGYRKAMRLMKLAEKFGLPIFTFVDTPGAFPGIDAEERGQSEAIGHNLYVMAELKVPLIATIIGEGGSGGALAIAVGDAVLMLQYSTYSVISPEGCASILWKSAERASDAADALGLTAHRLKAMGLIDKIINEPLGGAHRDPKQMGVMLKRALADSLRQFQGMKTKDLLEARHQKLMSYGKFKETMPAEE; from the coding sequence ATGATTAAAACAACTTTCCTCAATTTTGAGCAGCCGATTGCCGAGCTCGATTCCAAGATTGAAGAACTGCGCTTCGTGCAAGACGATTCGGCCGTCGACATCTCCGAAGAGATCGACCGCCTGGCCAAGAAGAGCCAGCAGCTGACCAAGGACATCTACGCCAAGCTGACGCCATGGCAAGTGTCGCAGATCGCGCGCCACCCGCAGCGTCCGTACACGATGGACTACGTCAACGAAATCTTCACCGATTTCCATGAACTGCATGGCGACCGTTCGTACGCGGACGACCTGTCGATCGTCGGCGGCCTGGCCCGCTTCAACGGCCAGTCGTGCATGGTCATTGGCCACCAGAAGGGTCGCGACACCAAAGAGCGCGCGATGCGCAACTTCGGCATGCCGAAGCCGGAAGGCTACCGCAAGGCGATGCGCCTGATGAAGCTGGCCGAGAAATTCGGCTTGCCGATCTTCACCTTCGTTGACACCCCGGGGGCGTTCCCTGGCATCGACGCCGAAGAGCGCGGCCAGTCCGAAGCGATCGGCCACAACCTGTACGTGATGGCCGAACTGAAAGTGCCGCTGATCGCCACCATCATCGGCGAAGGCGGCTCCGGCGGCGCGCTGGCGATCGCGGTCGGCGACGCGGTGCTGATGCTGCAATATTCGACCTACTCGGTGATTTCGCCGGAAGGCTGCGCCTCGATCCTGTGGAAGTCCGCCGAGCGCGCGTCCGACGCCGCCGACGCACTTGGCTTGACCGCGCACCGCCTGAAGGCGATGGGCCTGATCGACAAGATCATCAACGAACCGCTGGGCGGCGCCCACCGCGATCCGAAGCAGATGGGCGTCATGCTCAAGCGCGCGCTGGCCGATTCGCTGCGCCAGTTCCAGGGCATGAAGACTAAGGACTTGCTGGAAGCGCGTCATCAGAAGCTGATGAGCTACGGTAAATTCAAAGAAACCATGCCGGCAGAAGAGTGA
- a CDS encoding GntR family transcriptional regulator, producing MTIGWNDNTPIYRQLKDRVIGMMLDGALKAGDALPSVRQIAAEYQLNPITVSKAYQELVDDNLVEKRRGIGMYVTEGASEKLLASERERFVREEWPAMVERIRLLGLDLEQLLRTATPGGSA from the coding sequence ATGACGATAGGCTGGAACGACAATACGCCGATTTATCGGCAACTCAAGGATCGGGTCATCGGTATGATGCTCGATGGCGCACTGAAGGCGGGCGACGCCCTGCCCTCGGTGCGCCAGATCGCAGCGGAATACCAGCTCAACCCGATCACCGTATCCAAGGCATACCAGGAACTGGTCGACGACAATCTCGTAGAAAAAAGAAGGGGGATCGGCATGTATGTTACCGAAGGCGCCAGCGAGAAACTGCTGGCAAGCGAACGCGAGCGCTTCGTGCGCGAAGAGTGGCCGGCAATGGTCGAGCGGATCCGGCTGCTGGGCCTGGACCTCGAACAACTGCTTCGCACGGCCACGCCGGGAGGTTCAGCATGA